Proteins encoded in a region of the Flavobacterium sp. PMTSA4 genome:
- the accC gene encoding acetyl-CoA carboxylase biotin carboxylase subunit — MFKKILIANRGEIALRVIRTCREMGIKTVAVYSTADSESLHVKFADEAVCIGPPPSNLSYLKMSNIIAAAEITNADAIHPGYGFLSENAKFSKICQEHGIKFIGASPEMIEKMGDKATAKATMKAAGVPCVPGSEGILEDFAQAKKVAKEIGYPVMMKATAGGGGKGMRAIWKEEELEKAWESARQEAAASFGNDGMYMEKLIEEPRHIEIQVVGDSYGKACHLSERDCSVQRRHQKLTEETPSPFMTDELRTKMGEAAVKAAEYISYEGAGTVEFLVDKHRNFYFMEMNTRIQVEHPITEQVIDYDLIREQILVAAGVPISGKNYLPQLHSIECRINAEDPYNDFRPSPGKITVLHAPGGHGVRLDTHVYAGYTIPPNYDSMIAKLITTAQTRGEAINKMKRALDEFVIEGIKTTIPFHRQLMDEPDYVEGNYTTKFMESFKMKEV; from the coding sequence ATGTTCAAAAAAATATTAATAGCCAATAGAGGTGAAATTGCCCTAAGAGTGATTAGAACTTGTCGCGAAATGGGAATAAAAACCGTAGCAGTATATTCAACTGCTGATTCTGAAAGCTTGCATGTAAAATTTGCTGACGAAGCCGTTTGTATTGGTCCGCCGCCAAGTAATCTTTCTTACTTAAAAATGTCTAATATCATAGCAGCAGCAGAAATTACAAATGCTGACGCTATTCATCCAGGTTATGGTTTCTTATCTGAAAATGCTAAATTTTCTAAAATTTGTCAAGAACACGGTATAAAATTTATTGGCGCATCTCCAGAAATGATTGAAAAAATGGGAGATAAAGCTACTGCAAAAGCTACAATGAAAGCTGCAGGTGTTCCTTGTGTTCCAGGTTCGGAAGGAATTTTAGAAGATTTTGCACAAGCCAAAAAAGTTGCCAAAGAAATTGGTTACCCAGTAATGATGAAAGCTACCGCTGGTGGTGGTGGAAAAGGAATGCGTGCTATTTGGAAAGAAGAAGAACTTGAAAAAGCATGGGAAAGTGCTCGTCAAGAAGCTGCAGCTTCTTTTGGAAATGATGGTATGTATATGGAAAAACTGATTGAAGAACCAAGACATATTGAAATTCAAGTTGTTGGTGATTCTTATGGAAAAGCTTGTCACCTTTCGGAAAGAGATTGTTCTGTTCAACGTCGTCATCAAAAATTAACCGAAGAAACTCCTTCGCCATTTATGACAGATGAATTACGTACTAAAATGGGTGAAGCAGCAGTTAAAGCAGCCGAATATATTAGTTATGAAGGAGCAGGAACAGTAGAGTTTCTAGTAGATAAACACAGAAACTTTTATTTCATGGAAATGAATACTCGTATTCAGGTAGAACACCCAATTACGGAACAAGTTATCGATTATGATTTGATTCGTGAGCAAATTTTAGTGGCTGCTGGTGTACCAATTTCTGGAAAAAACTATTTGCCACAATTACACTCTATAGAATGTCGTATTAATGCCGAAGATCCATATAATGACTTTAGACCATCGCCAGGAAAAATAACCGTTTTACATGCTCCTGGAGGTCATGGTGTTCGTCTTGATACGCATGTTTATGCTGGTTATACTATTCCGCCGAATTATGACTCTATGATTGCGAAATTAATTACTACTGCTCAAACTCGTGGAGAAGCAATCAATAAGATGAAACGTGCATTAGATGAATTTGTAATTGAAGGAATTAAAACTACAATACCATTCCACAGACAGTTGATGGATGAACCAGATTATGTAGAAGGAAACTATACTACTAAGTTTATGGAAAGTTTCAAAATGAAAGAAGTGTAA
- a CDS encoding S9 family peptidase: protein MKKIALFIFTFMALPAIAQQVLSPETLWKLNRVSVLGISNDGKSIIYKVSTPSVEENKSSSKTYIIPISGGTPAEIKDTKDILKDKNVSPDAKYILSTEEVKVEKVHGKDYYSELEKSNVQIYNSLDYRHWDKWNDGTHNHVFFAENKDKAKPTDIMLNEPFDSPQKPFGDDEDYIWSPDSKSIIYVCKKLAGTQYAISTNTDLYEYNIETKKTKNLTESNKGYDTNPAFSPNGDLTWLQMKRDGYEADKNDIIVRFKGMDINLTANWDGSVDSFQWSADGKKVYFIAAVDGTKQLFEVNFPGLTRIAITVKQITNGDFDVNSLVGFSGENAIITRTDMNHAAEIYSYNLKNKEWKQITKTNDDIYSKLSLPKFEKRYVSTTDNKKMLVWVILPPNFDKNKKYPTLLYCQGGPQSPLTQFYSFRWNFSLMASQGYIVVAPNRRGMYGHGQAWNEQISGDWGGQVMNDYLSAIDDVSKESYVDKNRLGCVGASYGGYSAFMLAGIHKNRFKTFIAHDGVFNLVSMYGTTEEVFFDNWEHGGAYWEDNVIAKKTYTAFNPITYVNNWNTPILIIQGGLDFRVPIGQGQEAFQAAQLKGIKSRLLYFPEENHWVLKPQNAIVWQREFYKWLKETL from the coding sequence ATGAAAAAAATAGCACTATTCATTTTTACCTTTATGGCATTACCAGCAATCGCACAACAAGTATTATCCCCTGAAACATTATGGAAACTCAACAGGGTTTCTGTTTTAGGAATTTCAAACGATGGAAAATCAATTATTTATAAGGTTTCAACACCTTCAGTCGAAGAAAACAAATCGTCTTCTAAAACATATATTATTCCAATAAGTGGCGGAACTCCAGCAGAAATAAAAGATACCAAAGACATTCTTAAAGATAAAAATGTTTCCCCTGATGCTAAATACATTCTTTCTACAGAAGAAGTAAAAGTAGAAAAAGTGCATGGCAAAGACTATTATTCAGAATTAGAAAAATCCAATGTTCAAATCTATAATAGTTTAGACTATCGCCATTGGGATAAATGGAATGACGGTACACACAACCACGTTTTCTTTGCAGAGAATAAAGACAAAGCAAAACCAACAGACATCATGCTAAACGAACCTTTTGATAGTCCACAAAAGCCATTTGGAGACGATGAAGATTACATTTGGTCACCAGATAGCAAAAGCATCATCTACGTTTGCAAGAAGCTTGCAGGAACGCAATATGCAATTTCTACCAATACCGATTTATACGAATATAACATCGAAACAAAAAAGACTAAAAATTTAACAGAATCCAATAAAGGTTACGATACAAATCCTGCTTTTTCACCAAACGGCGATTTAACTTGGTTGCAAATGAAGCGCGATGGCTATGAAGCTGATAAAAACGACATCATCGTTCGTTTTAAAGGAATGGATATCAACCTAACAGCCAATTGGGATGGAAGCGTTGACAGTTTTCAGTGGAGTGCCGATGGCAAAAAAGTATATTTCATTGCAGCAGTTGACGGAACAAAACAACTTTTTGAAGTAAATTTTCCAGGGTTAACAAGAATTGCAATTACAGTTAAACAAATTACCAATGGCGATTTTGATGTAAATAGTTTAGTTGGTTTTTCGGGCGAAAATGCAATAATCACTAGAACTGACATGAACCATGCAGCTGAAATTTATTCATATAATCTAAAAAATAAAGAATGGAAGCAAATCACAAAAACAAATGATGATATCTATTCAAAACTTTCCCTGCCAAAATTCGAAAAAAGATACGTATCCACTACTGATAACAAGAAAATGTTAGTTTGGGTAATCCTTCCGCCAAATTTTGATAAAAACAAAAAATATCCAACACTGCTTTATTGTCAAGGCGGACCACAATCACCATTAACACAATTCTATTCTTTCCGTTGGAATTTCTCTTTAATGGCTTCACAAGGATATATTGTTGTGGCACCAAACCGTCGCGGAATGTATGGTCACGGACAAGCTTGGAATGAGCAAATTTCTGGCGATTGGGGCGGACAAGTAATGAATGATTACCTTTCAGCTATAGACGATGTTTCTAAAGAAAGTTATGTCGATAAAAACCGATTAGGATGTGTTGGCGCAAGTTATGGCGGTTATTCAGCGTTTATGTTAGCAGGAATTCATAAAAATCGTTTCAAAACATTCATTGCTCACGATGGTGTTTTCAATTTAGTGAGTATGTACGGAACAACCGAAGAAGTATTCTTTGACAATTGGGAACACGGCGGTGCATATTGGGAGGACAATGTAATAGCAAAGAAAACCTATACAGCTTTCAATCCAATTACCTATGTAAACAATTGGAATACGCCAATACTAATCATTCAAGGAGGCTTGGATTTCAGAGTACCAATTGGTCAAGGACAAGAAGCCTTCCAAGCAGCACAATTAAAAGGAATAAAAAGCCGATTATTATATTTTCCAGAAGAAAACCACTGGGTGTTAAAACCACAAAATGCCATCGTTTGGCAAAGAGAATTCTACAAATGGCTTAAAGAAACATTATAA
- a CDS encoding DUF5689 domain-containing protein: MKNLKLVLTAFVFAAIFSCANDDHYSTPDLSNECVSISKTKEVLDITSIATASATQYTPAEGLNEDYIEAYVTSSDEGGNFYKSISMMNLDGTVGFSMPVDNYNLFNEFEPGRKVTIKLDKNRYFNKQHGSTVLGSSYNNGVGRVSGVEYKDVIFRSCDNVNEDNITKHLTVAQAKNDQYLNMLIEFDAVQFTNVSLDKKYFDASVNNLGGATNHEITDKFGNKIIVRVSEYAKFAGDKIPSGNGKIRGVLTKYNNDYQFMIRTLEDVHMMDTRYVPTTFFEESFATNFPNWVVKNVTGSNQWAVQASFGNPTYNAFINGFGNNNEDWLISPSINLSTNTFAILSFETSTRFSGPALQVFVSTDYDGTSAPNTATWTQLTGFNLPAWTSGTYTSWSAGASGGINISSYTGNSNVRVAFKYTSTTSSAAAWEVDNVKVVGQ, translated from the coding sequence ATGAAAAATTTAAAATTAGTATTAACAGCATTTGTATTCGCCGCTATTTTTAGTTGTGCAAATGATGATCATTATTCAACTCCAGATTTATCAAATGAATGTGTGAGTATTTCAAAGACCAAAGAAGTTTTAGATATTACTAGCATCGCTACAGCTTCAGCAACACAATATACACCAGCAGAAGGACTGAATGAAGATTATATAGAAGCTTATGTAACTTCCAGTGATGAAGGTGGAAACTTTTATAAATCTATTTCAATGATGAATTTAGACGGTACTGTTGGATTTAGTATGCCAGTGGATAATTATAATTTATTCAATGAATTTGAACCAGGAAGAAAAGTAACTATTAAACTAGATAAAAACAGATACTTTAACAAACAACACGGTTCAACTGTTTTAGGTTCTTCTTATAACAATGGTGTGGGTAGAGTTTCAGGAGTAGAATACAAAGATGTTATTTTTAGATCATGTGATAATGTTAATGAAGACAATATTACAAAACATCTAACCGTAGCTCAAGCAAAGAATGATCAATATTTGAATATGTTGATAGAATTTGATGCAGTTCAGTTTACTAATGTTTCTTTGGATAAAAAATATTTTGATGCTTCTGTAAATAATCTTGGTGGAGCAACAAACCATGAAATCACCGACAAATTCGGAAATAAAATTATTGTTAGAGTTAGCGAATATGCAAAATTTGCAGGAGATAAAATACCTTCAGGAAATGGAAAAATTCGTGGAGTTCTAACAAAATACAATAATGATTATCAATTTATGATTAGAACTTTAGAAGATGTTCACATGATGGATACTAGATATGTTCCAACTACATTTTTTGAAGAATCATTTGCAACAAATTTTCCAAATTGGGTTGTTAAAAATGTAACAGGTTCTAATCAGTGGGCTGTTCAAGCATCTTTTGGAAACCCAACATACAATGCCTTTATAAATGGTTTCGGCAATAACAATGAAGACTGGTTAATCTCTCCATCTATTAATTTAAGCACAAATACTTTTGCTATTTTATCATTTGAAACAAGTACACGTTTTAGTGGACCAGCATTACAGGTTTTTGTTTCAACAGATTATGACGGAACGAGTGCTCCAAATACAGCTACTTGGACACAACTTACAGGTTTTAATTTACCTGCTTGGACTAGTGGAACTTATACTTCTTGGAGCGCTGGTGCTTCAGGTGGAATTAATATTTCTTCATACACTGGAAATTCAAATGTTAGGGTTGCTTTCAAATATACATCTACAACATCTTCTGCAGCAGCATGGGAAGTTGATAATGTTAAAGTGGTAGGACAATAA
- a CDS encoding choice-of-anchor J domain-containing protein: MKKNILKSIFLLAITSILLASCVKEDDYVLPTTRVPFYQEEFQDIQHDTNLDLTGWTNYAEVGTKLWKERIYQGNGYAEFNTYGSGDAVNIGWLVSPGYDLTGYENPKFCFQSAQNFVSSDENKLQVYVSTDYDGVNVLNATWTEVTAKIADKNTTGYKFIPSGEIDLKAFENQTIYVAFKVTGSGTNTSLDGLFEVDNLYIYTSK, translated from the coding sequence ATGAAAAAAAATATTTTAAAATCAATTTTCTTGTTAGCAATTACTTCTATATTGCTTGCAAGTTGTGTAAAGGAAGATGATTATGTACTTCCAACAACTAGAGTTCCATTTTATCAAGAAGAATTTCAGGATATTCAGCATGATACAAACTTAGATTTGACAGGTTGGACAAATTATGCCGAAGTTGGTACTAAACTCTGGAAAGAACGTATATACCAAGGAAATGGTTATGCAGAATTTAATACCTATGGTTCTGGAGATGCAGTAAATATAGGTTGGTTAGTTTCACCTGGATATGATCTTACTGGTTATGAAAACCCAAAATTTTGTTTTCAATCAGCTCAAAACTTTGTCTCTAGTGATGAAAATAAATTACAGGTTTATGTTTCTACAGATTATGATGGAGTAAATGTGTTAAATGCAACTTGGACTGAAGTTACTGCTAAAATCGCTGATAAAAACACTACAGGATATAAATTTATCCCATCAGGGGAAATAGATTTAAAAGCATTTGAAAATCAAACAATTTATGTGGCTTTTAAAGTTACAGGTTCTGGTACTAACACTAGTTTAGATGGATTATTTGAAGTAGATAATCTATATATATACACATCAAAATAA